In a single window of the Acyrthosiphon pisum isolate AL4f chromosome X, pea_aphid_22Mar2018_4r6ur, whole genome shotgun sequence genome:
- the LOC100169632 gene encoding protein PF14_0175 translates to MQTIGKADNKMDFPLNWTDILLKSISGKTNYTIDVKIGTKRIATNQDLRDNTKKRRKQSNPTRISSNEENPKNESDRTILFCNRNKTELNNSKEETDFKLTCPQYPSASLPLNLTISENQKLSPNEVQKMNFSNDAQLQTDSFAEISNNLSSSYQTFMKEMPYIDKKDNYSIESSTCMMSFSKHQPCPSATNVGPTSVQIFNPEAFCDQCNKEFCNKYFLKTHKANKHGVFSDSHPNSSSLDQLDRTKISTLPTSCDFSSNINDNYIGASTSSLFKSPVLFSQSSVNSNTYVSKNIFNNQTRAFCSICQKEFCNKYFVRRHKAKIHGITDDGDYKINDDVPFNFKTNVQIKNEFLDFGVTDSCDKDVETVSPSLFANKSIPEISKTHEKLFLKDTQPLVDNEEELVMKYTTVETPHNNIKVENTVDERNLDYINKLNNKLCNVNELQSSELTSNLSHIINTHNEQAVIQNDFSKVNAKSMNQQPTEFETNTNTPINLMTNNSVNSISTNNNIGQKINNLNNYLPATITIIENENKIDKNIETDESKIDLMSKNKLLTLHNLFFKFNGNSLENMSTCYVCNMQINGSLKAHIFNEHENIVHELMNETLESNENVRIEHSCRECHQIFSSDALLKEHVEQGECNIKEMGRASASSKNSAENEEYINHHTKDLGERKQTMLSSFCKICNKELCNKYFMKTHMQRMHGISIQNGNHIGGVVCDICNKELCSKYFLRVHKQNSHGIVENGSCQKYWMDSMTENGQLSDEPDNGHRYYKHYTEVCNICLRRFRSSKWLSAHLLNDHGSEGKTQWKHIQNHLEEEKQNMQFTSELNASLKATSPKQNPVEEQNIICDEMKQYRCSYCSFTTSILSFLFVHEKFHLTDNKTTKDMPLTCPTCSVAFQNKTQLENHFTHCHFNSDAGNSPVPYAILHSPDNTHVTHNVNEDLSADKSLDNNGNDVFTDKLGTSIKPRQTENVSPPIGKNHHIPESNHEPFIMQSFFLENCSVSPSVKKELSGRSDSFHSSLVYLPVKEKLTSTVNVFFKLTPT, encoded by the coding sequence ATGCAGACAATCGGTAAAGCAGataataaaatggattttccTCTGAATTggactgatatattattaaaatcaatatcagGTAAGACAAACTATACTATAGATGTAAAAATAGGAACTAAACGCATTGCAACAAACCAAGATCTGAGagataatacaaaaaaacgaCGTAAACAATCAAATCCTACAAGGATATCTTCTAATGAAGAAAATCCAAAAAATGAAAGTgacagaacaatattattttgtaacagaAATAAAACCGAACTGAATAACAGTAAAGAAGAGACAGATTTCAAATTAACTTGTCCCCAATATCCTTCGGCTTCTTTACCACTTAATCTGACTATATCTGAAAACCAAAAACTTTCACCAAATGAAgtacaaaaaatgaatttttctaACGATGCACAACTGCAAACTGACTCATTTGCTGAAATCTCCAATAACCTAAGTTCTTCTTATCAAACATTTATGAAAGAAATGCCATATATTGATAAGAAAGACAACTATTCGATCGAATCTTCAACTTGTATGATGTCTTTTTCTAAACACCAACCATGCCCCTCAGCCACAAATGTTGGGCCGACTTCTGTTCAAATATTCAATCCAGAAGCCTTTTGCGATCAATGTAACAAAGaattttgtaacaaatattttttaaaaacgcaCAAGGCTAATAAGCATGGTGTTTTCAGTGACAGCCATCCAAACAGTTCCAGTTTAGATCAGTTGGATAGAACTAAAATATCAACATTACCCACGTCTTGCGATTTTTCTTCaaacattaatgataattatattggcGCTTCAACATCATCATTGTTTAAAAGTCCTGTATTATTTTCTCAATCATCGGTAAATTCAAACACatatgtatcaaaaaatatatttaataatcaaactCGGGCGTTTTGCAGTATATGCCAGAAAGaattttgtaacaaatattttgttagaaGACATAAAGCTAAAATTCATGGAATAACCGACGATGGAGACTACAAGATAAATGATGATGTcccttttaactttaaaacaaacgtacagataaaaaatgaatttttagattttggagTCACTGATTCATGTGATAAAGATGTTGAAACAGTATCGCCTTCTCTTTTTGCCAACAAATCCATACCTGAAATTTCGAAGACAcatgaaaaattattcttaaaagaCACTCAACCGTTAGTGGATAATGAAGAAGAACTTGTGATGAAATATACTACAGTTGAAACCccacataataacataaaagtaGAGAATACAGTTGATGAGCGAAATTTGgactatatcaataaattaaataataaattgtgtaatgtAAACGAACTTCAAAGTAGTGAACTTACAAGTAATTTAAGTCATATCATAAATACACATAATGAACAggcagttattcaaaatgatttttcaaaagtgaacgCTAAAAGTATGAATCAGCAGCCTACTGAATTTGAGACTAATACTAATACCCCCATTAACTTGATGACAAATAATAGTGTAAATAGTATTTCGACAAACAACAATATTGggcaaaaaattaacaatttaaataattaccttcCAGCTACcataacaattattgaaaatgaaaataaaattgataaaaatattgaaacagaTGAATCTAAAATTGATTTGATGAGCAAAAACAAGTTACTTACAttacacaatttgttttttaaatttaatggaaaTTCGTTAGAGAATATGTCAACATGTTATGTATGCAACATGCAAATTAATGGATCATTAAAAGCGCACATTTTCAATGAACATGAAAACATCGTTCATGAACTAATGAATGAAACTTTAGAGTCTAATGAAAATGTACGTATTGAACACTCGTGTCGTGAATGCCATCAAATATTTAGTTCCGATGCATTGTTAAAAGAACATGTCGAGCAAGGTGAGTGTAACATCAAAGAAATGGGTAGGGCGTCGGCAAGTAGTAAAAATTCCGCAGAAAACGAGGAATACATTAATCATCATACCAAAGACTTGGGCGAAAGAAAGCAGACCATGTTAAGTAGTTTTTGCAAAATATGTAACAAAgaattgtgtaataaatatttcatgaaaactCATATGCAACGGATGCACGGTATATCGATTCAAAATGGTAATCATATTGGGGGAGTAGTGTGTGATATATGTAACAAAGAACTTTGCAGTAAATATTTTCTACGAGTACACAAACAGAACTCTCATGGTATTGTTGAAAATGGATCTTGCCAAAAATATTGGATGGATTCGATGACTGAGAATGGACAACTGTCTGATGAACCTGATAATGGTCATAGATATTACAAACACTATACCGAAGTATGCAATATATGTCTTAGACGATTCAGAAGTTCGAAGTGGTTGAGTGCTCATTTATTGAACGACCATGGCTCTGAGGGAAAAACCCAATGGAAGCACATACAGAATCATTTGGaagaagaaaaacaaaacatgCAGTTTACCAGCGAGTTGAACGCGAGCTTAAAAGCAACAAGTCCTAAACAAAATCCAGTCgaggaacaaaatataatatgcgatgAGATGAAACAGTATCGTTGTTCATACTGTTCATTCACCACGTCTATTTTGTCGTTTCTTTTCGTACACGAAAAATTTCATCTCACTGATAATAAAACCACGAAGGACATGCCGTTAACATGTCCCACCTGCAGCGTGGCGTTTCAAAACAAGACACAGTTGGAAAATCATTTTACACATTGTCATTTCAACTCCGATGCTGGGAATTCGCCCGTTCCGTACGCTATTTTACATTCACCCGACAACACGCACGTAACACACAACGTCAATGAAGATTTGTCAGCAGACAAGTCATTGGACAATAACGGAAATGACGTATTCACCGACAAACTTGGAACATCGATCAAGCCGCGTCAAACAGAAAATGTATCGCCGCCTATAGGAAAAAACCACCATATTCCCGAATCAAATCACGAGCCGTTTATAATGCAGTCGTTTTTCCTCGAAAACTGTTCAGTTTCTCCGTCGGTCAAGAAGGAACTGAGTGGTCGCAGTGATTCATTTCATTCGTCTCTAGTCTACTTACCAGTCAAGGAAAAGTTAACATCAACTGTTAATGTTTTCTTCAAGCTAACCCCAAcataa